In Terriglobales bacterium, the following proteins share a genomic window:
- a CDS encoding thioredoxin family protein yields the protein MATVNSDKLKITSQANWLLARKELLTKEKEFTRLRDELSRRRRELPWEKVEKHYAFNGPKGKLTLADLFEGHDQLIVYHFMFGPGWKEGCPSCSFLADTFDGAVVHLAQRNTTLAVVSRATLPEIEAFKKRMGWRFNWFSSYGSDFNFDYCVSFSKQEMAKRKVYYNYNMTEFPSEEAPGLSVFYKEAAGEIFHTYSAYARGLDILLTTYNFLDMTPKGRDEEEFPYPMAWVRHHDRYSRPTMAGCCAGEETK from the coding sequence ATGGCGACGGTGAACAGCGACAAGTTGAAGATAACGTCGCAGGCGAACTGGCTATTGGCACGGAAGGAGTTGTTGACCAAAGAGAAGGAGTTTACTCGTCTTCGCGATGAGTTGAGCCGGCGACGCCGCGAGCTGCCCTGGGAGAAGGTGGAGAAACACTACGCCTTCAACGGGCCGAAAGGGAAACTGACGCTGGCAGATCTGTTCGAGGGGCACGATCAGCTCATCGTCTATCACTTCATGTTTGGTCCAGGATGGAAAGAAGGATGTCCGAGTTGCTCCTTCCTGGCGGATACGTTCGATGGCGCGGTGGTGCACCTGGCGCAGCGAAATACGACCCTTGCGGTAGTGTCGCGCGCGACGCTGCCGGAGATCGAGGCCTTCAAAAAGCGGATGGGATGGCGTTTCAACTGGTTCTCGTCCTACGGCAGCGATTTCAATTTCGACTATTGCGTCTCGTTTTCGAAGCAGGAGATGGCGAAACGCAAGGTCTACTACAACTACAACATGACGGAGTTTCCATCGGAGGAAGCGCCGGGCTTGAGCGTGTTCTACAAAGAGGCAGCCGGAGAAATCTTCCACACCTATTCCGCGTACGCGCGAGGCCTGGATATTCTGCTGACCACCTACAACTTCCTGGATATGACGCCCAAAGGACGGGATGAGGAGGAGTTCCCTTATCCGATGGCGTGGGTACGGCATCACGATCGATACAGCCGCCCGACCATGGCAGGCTGCTGCGCAGGGGAGGAAACAAAATGA
- a CDS encoding SRPBCC domain-containing protein produces MSAIPTAPGLESLTLVVTQEIRVQATLEHTFAALLEQIGPENDTPDGKKMPMKIEPWPGGRWYRDLGDGNGHLWGHVQAIKRPTLLEITGPLFMSYAIVSNVQYRLSQVDGATLIKFHHQALGVIPEEHRRGIGQGWGHILSCVRERAQTRVR; encoded by the coding sequence ATGAGCGCGATTCCAACGGCGCCGGGGCTCGAGAGCTTGACACTGGTCGTAACCCAGGAAATCCGGGTGCAGGCAACCCTGGAACATACGTTCGCGGCGCTGCTGGAGCAGATCGGGCCGGAGAACGACACCCCTGACGGCAAGAAAATGCCGATGAAAATCGAGCCCTGGCCGGGCGGGCGATGGTACCGTGACCTGGGCGACGGCAACGGCCATCTCTGGGGACATGTGCAGGCCATCAAGCGGCCGACTCTTCTGGAGATCACCGGCCCGCTGTTCATGTCGTACGCGATTGTTTCCAACGTCCAGTACCGGCTTAGCCAAGTGGATGGCGCAACCCTGATCAAGTTCCATCACCAGGCGCTGGGGGTCATTCCGGAGGAACACCGTAGGGGTATCGGCCAGGGCTGGGGACACATCCTCTCGTGCGTCCGCGAGCGAGCCCAAACCCGAGTGCGGTAA